In Opitutaceae bacterium TAV5, one genomic interval encodes:
- a CDS encoding amidohydrolase — protein sequence MPIVDAHVHLYPDALNRDPAGWAAERGEAHWAVLATRRRRVSGEAVQEFPSLRALLQAMDGAGVDRAVLQGWYWERHATCAEQNRFYAKCVRQHPDRLEAFATFHPDAGEDEVRAELRRAREDGLTGLGELSPHSQHVPVTHPALMAALAQAGTWGWPVCVHVTDPLSRPYPGRVVTPLEELVALARRFPETRFLLAHWAGGSDVRDLCNVWVDTAAAPLIYGTGAWQMTGRTCRPEQVIFGSDFPLRLRTGQPAAEGWRAFVAEAPVAVREAEGNWKALRATRH from the coding sequence ATGCCGATTGTCGATGCCCATGTTCACCTCTATCCCGATGCGCTTAACCGCGATCCCGCCGGCTGGGCGGCGGAGCGCGGGGAAGCGCACTGGGCCGTGCTGGCCACGCGCCGGCGGCGGGTGAGCGGCGAGGCGGTTCAGGAGTTCCCTTCGCTCCGCGCCCTGTTGCAAGCCATGGATGGCGCCGGGGTGGATCGGGCGGTCTTGCAGGGGTGGTATTGGGAACGTCACGCAACCTGCGCGGAGCAAAACCGTTTTTATGCAAAGTGCGTGCGGCAGCACCCGGACCGGCTGGAGGCATTCGCGACGTTTCACCCGGATGCGGGGGAAGACGAGGTGCGGGCCGAGTTGCGACGCGCCCGCGAGGACGGGTTGACCGGCCTGGGAGAACTGTCGCCGCATTCGCAACACGTGCCGGTGACGCATCCGGCGCTGATGGCGGCGCTCGCCCAGGCGGGAACCTGGGGCTGGCCCGTATGCGTGCATGTGACCGATCCGTTGAGCCGCCCTTACCCGGGGCGGGTGGTGACGCCCCTGGAGGAACTGGTTGCGCTGGCGCGGCGGTTTCCGGAGACGCGCTTCCTCTTGGCACACTGGGCAGGCGGATCCGATGTCCGCGATCTTTGCAATGTATGGGTGGATACGGCGGCGGCGCCTCTCATCTATGGAACCGGCGCGTGGCAGATGACCGGCCGCACCTGCCGGCCGGAGCAGGTGATCTTCGGATCGGATTTTCCGCTGCGTCTTCGCACCGGGCAACCGGCCGCGGAAGGGTGGCGGGCGTTTGTCGCGGAGGCACCGGTTGCGGTCCGCGAGGCGGAGGGGAACTGGAAGGCGCTGCGCGCAACACGGCATTGA
- a CDS encoding fatty acid synthesis protein PlsX, whose product MVPHTGDTGRIAIDAMSGDLGPSEVVAAVKLAFDEFPQINPITLVGAEEVLRPLIRQNGLDHLPEPRLAVQHASEVITMEDKPLKALRAKKDSSMVRAIELVKKGEAAAILSCGNTGALMAGGTLRLRTLDGIDRPALSAIIPRKNGYFVLIDAGANPLAEPEHIAHNALLGHHYARVILGVESPRIGLLTIGTEEGKGNQLTAAAHTMLKQVGATGLLDYIGPTEGFQIFTDHCDVAVCDGFTGNLLLKSWESLLHFFSGELKTELKGNPMRMAGALLSGGAFRALKSRLNPERYGGAPLLGLRGNVLKAHGSSNRAAIKSAILSASKLIRADLLFHIESDAARLNAAIAPVSASSTNAPVSGASAPTVTP is encoded by the coding sequence ATGGTTCCGCATACCGGCGACACCGGCCGCATTGCTATCGATGCAATGAGCGGCGATCTCGGACCTTCCGAAGTCGTCGCAGCCGTGAAGCTGGCTTTCGACGAGTTCCCGCAGATCAACCCGATCACGCTCGTCGGTGCGGAGGAGGTTCTCCGTCCGCTCATCAGGCAGAACGGGCTCGACCACCTTCCCGAGCCGCGCCTCGCCGTGCAGCACGCCAGCGAGGTCATCACCATGGAGGACAAGCCCCTCAAGGCCCTGCGCGCCAAGAAGGACTCGTCCATGGTCCGGGCCATCGAGCTCGTGAAAAAAGGCGAGGCCGCCGCCATCCTCAGTTGCGGCAACACCGGCGCGCTCATGGCCGGCGGCACGCTCCGCCTGCGCACGCTCGACGGGATCGACCGTCCCGCGCTTTCCGCCATTATCCCGAGGAAAAACGGCTATTTCGTCCTCATCGACGCCGGCGCCAATCCCCTCGCCGAGCCCGAGCATATCGCGCACAACGCCCTCCTCGGGCATCACTACGCCCGCGTCATCCTCGGCGTCGAAAGCCCCCGTATCGGCCTGCTCACCATCGGCACCGAAGAAGGCAAGGGCAACCAGCTCACCGCCGCCGCCCACACCATGCTCAAGCAGGTCGGCGCCACCGGGCTGCTCGATTACATCGGCCCCACCGAAGGCTTCCAGATTTTTACCGATCACTGCGACGTGGCCGTGTGCGACGGTTTTACCGGCAACCTTCTTCTCAAGAGCTGGGAATCGCTCCTCCACTTTTTCTCCGGCGAGCTCAAGACCGAGCTCAAGGGCAACCCCATGCGCATGGCCGGCGCCCTCCTCTCGGGCGGCGCGTTCCGGGCGCTCAAGAGCCGGCTCAATCCCGAGCGCTACGGCGGGGCGCCGCTCCTCGGGCTGCGCGGCAATGTGCTCAAGGCCCACGGCTCTTCAAACCGCGCGGCGATCAAGAGCGCCATCCTCTCCGCCAGCAAACTCATCCGCGCCGACCTGCTTTTCCACATCGAGAGCGATGCCGCCCGGCTCAATGCCGCCATCGCTCCCGTTTCCGCTTCTTCAACCAATGCACCGGTTTCCGGTGCCTCCGCCCCGACAGTCACCCCGTAA
- a CDS encoding prephenate dehydratase, with translation MSDPLLPLRENIDRLDRQIVELLNQRLAHATEIGRHKRSTGGQIYVPEREDAVLRKVVSFNQGPIKDEALRAIYSEIMSAAIALEKPLRIAYLGPEATNTHQAALKKFGASVDYLALTTFADIFTSVEKGETDYGIIPIENSTEGSVRDALDQFVTSDLKVVAQTHLEIAYCLITREPLEKITRVLSKDQALAQCRLWLQSHLPHATLVDAPSTARAVQIAGAEPGVAAVATELAATHYNVPIAAKNIQDKAGNTTRFFVIGKKPTGPVGGGRDMTSLLISLGEEGSVQPGALLRMLDPFAKRGINLSKIESRPSKLRPWDYYFYLDVTGHYSDALMKEAVAELRTFCPLVKWLGSYPSGN, from the coding sequence ATGTCCGATCCTCTCCTGCCTCTCCGCGAAAACATCGACCGGCTCGACCGCCAGATTGTCGAACTCCTCAACCAGCGCCTCGCGCATGCCACCGAAATCGGCCGGCACAAGCGCAGCACCGGCGGCCAGATCTACGTGCCCGAGCGCGAGGACGCCGTCCTGCGGAAAGTCGTGTCCTTCAACCAGGGGCCGATCAAGGACGAGGCCCTGCGCGCCATTTACAGCGAGATCATGTCGGCGGCCATCGCCCTCGAAAAACCGCTCCGCATCGCCTACCTCGGCCCCGAGGCGACCAACACCCACCAGGCCGCGCTGAAAAAATTCGGCGCCAGCGTCGACTACCTCGCGCTCACGACGTTCGCCGACATCTTCACCTCGGTCGAGAAAGGCGAGACCGATTACGGCATCATTCCGATCGAAAACTCCACCGAAGGCTCGGTGCGCGACGCGCTCGACCAGTTTGTGACCTCCGACCTCAAGGTCGTGGCGCAGACGCATCTCGAAATCGCCTACTGCCTCATCACGCGCGAACCGCTGGAAAAAATAACCCGCGTCCTTTCCAAGGACCAGGCCCTCGCACAGTGCCGGCTCTGGCTCCAGTCGCACCTGCCGCACGCCACGCTCGTCGATGCGCCGAGCACCGCGCGCGCCGTGCAGATCGCCGGCGCCGAACCGGGCGTCGCCGCCGTGGCCACCGAACTTGCCGCCACGCACTACAACGTGCCCATCGCCGCGAAAAACATCCAGGACAAGGCGGGCAACACCACGCGCTTTTTTGTCATCGGCAAAAAACCCACAGGCCCGGTCGGCGGCGGGCGCGACATGACCAGTCTCCTCATCTCGCTCGGCGAGGAAGGCTCCGTGCAACCGGGCGCGCTGCTCCGCATGCTCGACCCCTTTGCGAAGCGGGGCATCAACCTTTCGAAGATCGAGTCGCGCCCCAGCAAACTGCGTCCCTGGGATTATTACTTCTACCTCGATGTCACCGGCCACTACAGCGACGCCCTGATGAAGGAAGCGGTGGCCGAATTGCGGACCTTCTGTCCGCTCGTGAAATGGCTCGGCAGTTATCCATCGGGGAACTGA
- a CDS encoding 50S ribosomal protein L32, with protein sequence MANPKRKQSKSRSSHRRTANAFKAPEISRDPADGSAVLRHRVNTKTGMYRGRQVLDVTV encoded by the coding sequence ATGGCCAATCCGAAACGCAAGCAGTCCAAGAGCCGCAGCTCCCATCGCCGCACCGCCAACGCCTTCAAGGCTCCCGAAATCAGCCGCGATCCCGCTGACGGCAGCGCCGTGCTCCGCCACCGCGTCAACACCAAGACCGGCATGTATCGCGGGCGTCAGGTTCTCGATGTGACGGTCTGA
- a CDS encoding RNA 3-phosphate cyclase, whose translation MAFNLKLVLKALLFSSSQPLSIKDIQTILARFHEQAARHPAIEAEDETAASADPVGDPDGAVDASAEPAAPVALAESGTASEAPPPSSDAGDTAVEPVPEPVDDDSLYRDVPSLVTAAQIREVMDELAADFRAANDIYFLVDGAQGYRLVTHPRFARWIRIMRDEPPPVKLSQSALETLAVVAYRQPVTRSEIESIRGVSADAGLNKLLERELVYIVGRADLPGRPLQYGTTDKFLEFVGVKSLVELPASDVLSPRQIDEWLNRSANTTPPADAEMGLPLEDGEGDSPSLETVEVAHEPAEPVADIGDVVSEPITEADPGPDDSVSPDNPNPELQA comes from the coding sequence ATGGCCTTCAACCTGAAACTGGTGCTCAAGGCACTTCTCTTTTCCTCCAGCCAGCCTCTTTCCATCAAGGATATCCAGACGATCCTGGCGCGGTTTCACGAACAGGCGGCCCGGCACCCCGCCATCGAAGCCGAGGACGAAACCGCTGCGTCCGCTGACCCCGTTGGCGATCCGGATGGCGCAGTGGACGCATCCGCTGAACCTGCCGCCCCGGTTGCTCTCGCCGAATCCGGAACCGCCTCCGAAGCCCCCCCCCCCTCGTCCGACGCTGGCGATACCGCCGTCGAACCCGTGCCGGAACCCGTCGATGACGATTCGCTCTACCGCGACGTGCCCTCGCTGGTCACCGCCGCGCAGATACGCGAAGTGATGGACGAGCTCGCCGCCGATTTCCGCGCCGCCAACGACATCTATTTTCTCGTCGACGGGGCACAGGGCTACCGTCTCGTCACGCATCCGCGCTTCGCGCGCTGGATTCGCATCATGCGCGACGAGCCCCCGCCCGTGAAACTCTCGCAGTCGGCGCTGGAAACGCTCGCCGTCGTCGCCTACCGCCAGCCCGTGACCCGTTCCGAAATCGAGTCGATCCGCGGCGTCTCTGCCGACGCCGGCCTCAACAAGCTGCTCGAACGCGAACTCGTTTACATCGTCGGCCGCGCCGACCTGCCGGGCCGTCCGTTGCAATACGGCACCACGGACAAGTTCCTCGAATTTGTCGGGGTGAAATCGCTCGTCGAGCTCCCTGCCTCCGACGTGCTTTCCCCGCGCCAGATCGACGAATGGCTCAACCGCTCCGCCAACACCACGCCCCCCGCCGATGCCGAGATGGGCTTGCCGCTGGAGGACGGCGAGGGCGACTCGCCGAGCCTCGAAACCGTGGAAGTCGCGCACGAACCGGCGGAGCCCGTCGCCGACATCGGGGACGTTGTCAGCGAGCCCATCACCGAAGCGGATCCCGGCCCGGACGACTCCGTATCTCCCGACAACCCGAACCCTGAACTCCAGGCCTGA
- a CDS encoding 3'-5' exonuclease has translation MLGVKIPARPPSFQLIDQPAQLAPLLAAIDRVDEVALDTEADNMYHYHTRVCLLQFLVDGDVYLVDLMPPLPLAPLWEKLSKKHLVMHGSDFDLRLLHDLCEFRPKSLFDTMLAAQLLNRKRIGLAALLSDHFGVTLDKGGQKANWSRRPLTAKLLDYASLDVWHLFELRDILTRELGRLGRLEWLDQQCRRQIESGALGFPDDDEHAWRVGPVDRLRGRGLGTLHAVWHWREEWAEKLDVPPFKVCNNDFLFRMALAAERGDAPESILATVNLGKRHGRLAPSLAAAVRAGYARDPQTLPRRPRAERTSLSVEETARQDRFKAVRDQVAAKLELDPTLIANRSQLVQIARDPARIGEVLLPWQAELLRPETGRA, from the coding sequence ATGCTCGGAGTAAAAATTCCTGCCCGCCCGCCGTCTTTCCAGTTGATCGACCAGCCTGCGCAACTCGCGCCGCTCCTTGCCGCCATCGACCGCGTCGACGAGGTCGCCCTCGATACCGAGGCGGACAACATGTACCACTACCACACGCGGGTGTGCCTCCTGCAATTTCTCGTCGACGGCGATGTCTACCTCGTCGACCTGATGCCCCCGCTGCCGCTCGCGCCGCTCTGGGAAAAGCTTTCGAAAAAACACCTCGTCATGCACGGCAGCGATTTCGATCTGCGCCTGCTGCACGACCTCTGCGAGTTTCGCCCGAAAAGCCTGTTCGACACGATGCTGGCCGCCCAGCTTCTCAACCGCAAACGCATCGGTCTGGCCGCGCTCCTCTCCGATCATTTTGGCGTCACGCTCGACAAGGGGGGCCAGAAAGCCAACTGGTCCCGGCGCCCGCTCACCGCCAAGCTCCTCGATTACGCCTCGCTCGATGTCTGGCACCTTTTCGAACTGCGCGACATCCTCACCCGCGAACTCGGCCGGCTCGGCCGGCTCGAGTGGCTCGACCAGCAATGCCGGCGCCAGATCGAATCCGGCGCGCTCGGTTTCCCGGACGATGACGAACACGCGTGGCGGGTCGGCCCGGTCGATCGCCTCCGCGGACGCGGCCTCGGGACCTTGCACGCCGTCTGGCACTGGCGCGAGGAGTGGGCCGAAAAGCTCGACGTGCCGCCCTTCAAGGTCTGCAACAACGATTTTCTCTTCCGCATGGCCCTTGCCGCCGAACGCGGCGACGCTCCCGAATCCATCCTTGCGACCGTCAATCTCGGCAAACGCCACGGGCGCCTCGCGCCCTCGCTTGCCGCGGCGGTCCGCGCCGGTTACGCGCGCGACCCGCAGACACTCCCGCGCCGTCCGCGCGCCGAGCGCACCTCGCTGTCCGTCGAGGAGACCGCCCGGCAGGATCGCTTCAAGGCCGTCCGCGACCAGGTCGCCGCGAAACTCGAACTCGATCCCACGCTGATCGCCAACCGCTCCCAGCTCGTGCAGATTGCCCGCGATCCTGCGCGGATCGGGGAAGTCCTGCTGCCCTGGCAAGCCGAGCTGCTCCGGCCCGAAACCGGGCGGGCCTGA
- a CDS encoding 50S ribosomal protein L27: MAHKKGAGSTSNGRESHSKRLGVKKFGGQTVVAGNIIVRQRGSKLHAGKHVGIGRDWTLFALKDGTVQFDKVHRKVNIVEAGA, encoded by the coding sequence ATGGCGCATAAAAAAGGTGCAGGCTCAACCAGCAACGGACGCGAGAGTCACTCGAAGCGTCTCGGCGTGAAGAAATTCGGCGGCCAGACCGTCGTCGCCGGCAACATCATCGTCCGCCAGCGCGGCAGCAAGCTGCACGCCGGCAAGCACGTCGGCATCGGCCGCGACTGGACGCTCTTCGCGCTCAAGGACGGCACCGTCCAGTTCGACAAGGTGCACCGCAAGGTGAACATCGTCGAAGCGGGAGCCTGA
- a CDS encoding pyridoxamine 5'-phosphate oxidase — MALSDLRKDYSLAGLLEKDLARDPFRQFDKWFQEAQAARLPEPNAMVVSTSTPDGRPSSRILLLKGLDGRGFVFFGNYESRKGRELALNPHASLLFPWYPFERQVIAEGAVTRISREESAAYFHSRPRASQLGAWASPQSTVIPNRKTLEDSFKAVEKKYADGEVPLPPHWGGFRLVPQTVEFWQGRRSRLHDRLRYRRNESGEWIVERLAP; from the coding sequence ATGGCTCTTTCCGACCTCCGCAAAGATTACTCCCTGGCCGGGCTCCTCGAAAAGGACCTCGCCCGCGACCCCTTCCGCCAGTTCGACAAGTGGTTCCAGGAGGCCCAGGCGGCCAGGTTGCCCGAGCCCAACGCCATGGTCGTCTCGACCTCCACGCCCGACGGGCGGCCGTCGTCGCGCATCCTGCTGCTCAAGGGGCTGGACGGGCGTGGTTTTGTCTTTTTCGGCAACTACGAGAGCCGCAAGGGCCGCGAACTCGCGCTCAACCCGCACGCTTCCCTGCTGTTTCCCTGGTATCCGTTCGAACGGCAGGTGATCGCCGAGGGCGCGGTGACCCGGATCAGCCGCGAGGAGAGCGCCGCGTATTTCCACAGCCGGCCGCGCGCCAGCCAGCTCGGCGCCTGGGCCTCGCCGCAGAGCACGGTGATCCCGAACCGGAAGACACTGGAGGACAGCTTCAAGGCCGTGGAAAAAAAATATGCCGACGGCGAGGTGCCGCTGCCGCCGCACTGGGGCGGCTTCCGGCTCGTGCCGCAGACGGTCGAGTTCTGGCAGGGCCGCCGCAGCCGCCTGCATGACCGGCTCCGCTACCGCCGCAACGAGAGCGGCGAGTGGATTGTCGAACGCCTGGCTCCGTAG
- a CDS encoding 50S ribosomal protein L21: protein MKATIKTQGQQFAVSEGDILIVNRFPDTEAGATVEITDVLSAGEGEAFKVGTPTLAGAKVTAKILENKRGDKVIVFKKKKRKGYTRKRGHRQELSVIKIESISA, encoded by the coding sequence ATGAAAGCGACCATCAAAACCCAAGGTCAGCAGTTCGCTGTTTCCGAAGGCGATATTCTTATCGTGAACCGTTTCCCTGACACCGAAGCGGGCGCCACTGTCGAGATCACCGATGTGCTGTCAGCGGGTGAAGGCGAAGCCTTCAAGGTCGGCACGCCCACCCTCGCCGGCGCCAAGGTCACGGCCAAAATTCTCGAGAACAAGCGCGGCGACAAGGTCATCGTGTTCAAGAAAAAGAAGCGCAAGGGTTACACCCGCAAGCGCGGCCACCGTCAGGAACTGTCCGTGATCAAGATCGAGTCCATCTCGGCCTGA
- a CDS encoding ligase: MPLHLLPIRSAGAAENMAADFLLLKRYPETGDMPAARFRHYGWHRPAFTFGYSQKIAAVRAQLPGGGEDDPVSGNRLELCRRPTGGGVVDHRDDWTYALVIPRGHDLEAARAIESYRAIHQALADALAAQGANVRLQDPASQPGAAAFLPLPDTGNSGDASRRRSGRNAAAPAAASVCFVQAEPFDVIDARTGQKIAGAAQKRTKNGLLFQGSVWCPAAETALPADSGSPRAFDRDAFYDAFTAALARVLRLEAEETPWPDFAEGELDALAGHYASPEWNAFR; this comes from the coding sequence ATGCCTCTCCATCTCCTTCCGATCCGCTCCGCCGGCGCCGCCGAAAACATGGCGGCGGATTTTCTCCTCCTGAAACGGTATCCGGAAACCGGTGACATGCCCGCCGCCCGCTTCCGCCATTACGGCTGGCACCGCCCGGCGTTCACCTTCGGCTACAGCCAGAAGATCGCCGCCGTGCGCGCGCAGCTTCCCGGCGGCGGCGAGGACGATCCCGTCAGCGGCAACCGCCTCGAACTCTGCCGGCGGCCCACCGGCGGCGGCGTGGTCGATCATCGCGACGACTGGACTTACGCGCTCGTGATCCCGCGCGGCCACGATCTCGAAGCCGCCCGCGCCATCGAAAGCTACCGCGCCATCCATCAGGCGCTCGCCGACGCGCTCGCCGCGCAAGGCGCCAACGTCCGGTTGCAGGATCCCGCAAGCCAGCCCGGAGCGGCGGCATTCCTGCCGCTGCCTGACACAGGTAACTCTGGCGACGCTTCGCGTCGTCGCAGCGGCAGGAATGCCGCCGCTCCCGCTGCTGCCTCCGTGTGTTTCGTGCAGGCCGAACCCTTCGATGTCATCGACGCCCGCACCGGACAGAAAATCGCCGGCGCCGCCCAGAAACGCACGAAGAACGGACTCCTCTTCCAGGGCTCCGTCTGGTGTCCCGCCGCCGAAACCGCGCTGCCGGCGGACTCCGGCTCTCCGCGTGCGTTCGACCGCGACGCCTTTTACGACGCCTTCACCGCCGCGCTCGCCCGCGTGCTGCGTCTGGAAGCCGAAGAGACACCGTGGCCCGACTTTGCCGAAGGCGAACTCGATGCGCTCGCCGGGCACTACGCCTCGCCCGAATGGAACGCTTTTCGCTAA
- a CDS encoding transposase: MTRLRGRSPKGKRLVCHAPHGHWNTTTMISSVRLDGTTACMTIKGATNTEVFQAYVREVLVPSLRPGDIVVMDNLGSHKNEHTLALIEQVGAQVRFLPAYSPDLNPIEMMWSKVKALLRKAQARNHPDLLKAVASALRSVTPQDALGWFAACGYSFI, translated from the coding sequence ATGACGCGTTTGCGGGGCCGCTCGCCCAAAGGAAAACGGCTGGTCTGCCACGCCCCGCACGGCCACTGGAACACCACCACGATGATTTCCTCGGTGCGGCTGGACGGCACCACCGCGTGCATGACCATCAAGGGAGCAACCAACACCGAGGTCTTCCAGGCCTACGTGCGCGAGGTGCTGGTCCCCTCGCTGCGTCCAGGCGACATCGTCGTCATGGACAACCTCGGCTCCCATAAAAACGAACACACCCTCGCCCTGATCGAACAGGTCGGCGCCCAGGTCCGCTTCCTTCCCGCCTACTCCCCCGACCTCAACCCCATCGAGATGATGTGGAGCAAGGTGAAGGCCCTCCTTCGCAAGGCTCAGGCGCGTAATCACCCCGACCTCCTCAAGGCTGTCGCCTCCGCGTTACGCTCCGTCACTCCCCAAGACGCACTTGGCTGGTTCGCCGCATGCGGTTACAGTTTTATTTAA
- a CDS encoding dTDP-4-dehydrorhamnose reductase produces MNIFLTGASGLVGSAFARAAKRRGHRVLAVLGGSYRNNIEGAARHLEADLLTPGAITTTVLDMFPDAIVNCAAIADPARCDAEPVLSQRLNVDLPAELATVAHHLSARLVHVSSEQVFDGSHPPYAVSASPSPLNRYGRQKLASEQALAAAAPEFAATVRAPLLTGNSLSGRRSLHEKLFADWAAGRAPRLFTDEFRQPCTAENLAEVLLELCERPALRGVFHWAGSETLSRYDIARRIRAHFKLGEAAAPLIPVSRASDPAAAATRPADLSLILKPLAGNIKTAVESFDAQLDQLVVPPPFREWYFAQD; encoded by the coding sequence ATGAACATCTTTCTCACCGGTGCGTCCGGTCTGGTTGGCAGTGCTTTCGCCCGCGCGGCGAAGCGCCGCGGGCATCGCGTGCTCGCCGTCCTCGGCGGCAGCTACCGGAACAACATCGAAGGCGCCGCCCGGCACCTCGAGGCGGATCTGCTCACCCCCGGCGCGATCACCACGACCGTGCTCGACATGTTTCCCGACGCGATCGTCAACTGTGCCGCCATCGCCGACCCCGCCCGCTGCGACGCCGAACCCGTGCTCTCGCAACGCCTCAACGTCGACCTGCCCGCCGAGCTGGCGACCGTCGCCCATCACCTCAGCGCGCGTCTCGTGCACGTGTCGTCCGAGCAGGTTTTTGACGGCTCGCATCCGCCCTATGCGGTGAGCGCGTCGCCCTCGCCGCTCAACCGCTACGGACGCCAGAAACTCGCCAGCGAGCAGGCCCTCGCCGCCGCCGCGCCCGAGTTTGCCGCCACGGTGCGCGCCCCGCTGCTCACCGGCAACAGCCTTTCCGGCCGGCGCAGCCTGCACGAAAAGCTCTTCGCCGACTGGGCGGCAGGCCGCGCGCCCCGCCTGTTTACCGACGAGTTTCGCCAACCCTGCACGGCGGAAAACCTCGCCGAGGTGTTGCTCGAACTGTGCGAACGCCCGGCGTTGCGCGGCGTGTTTCACTGGGCCGGCAGCGAAACGCTTTCGCGCTACGACATCGCCCGCCGCATCCGCGCGCATTTCAAGCTCGGCGAGGCCGCCGCGCCACTCATCCCCGTGTCCCGCGCCAGCGATCCCGCCGCCGCGGCCACGCGCCCGGCCGATCTCAGCCTCATCCTCAAGCCGCTCGCCGGTAACATCAAGACCGCCGTCGAATCCTTCGACGCGCAACTCGACCAGCTCGTCGTCCCGCCGCCCTTCCGCGAATGGTACTTCGCGCAGGACTGA
- a CDS encoding peptide chain release factor 2, which yields MGAPDFWDNNDRAQKHIAKLNGLKRVILPLVAFRKKIDDLDALNELIELGSPAEQEEFGAELATQANAMVAELDDLEINAFLTGQFDRNNAIFSIQAGAGGTESNDWADMLFRMYTRWAERRGFEIEVQDVQPGDQAGISKATLLIKGENAYGYCKAERGVHRLVRISPFDSNQRRHTSFCAVDVIAEIDDEIKVDIPEDELRIDVYRSSGKGGQGVNTTDSAVRITHLPTGLVVVCQNERSQLKNKASAMSILKARLYEKRQDEQRAEMDRFYGEKGEIGWGAQIRSYVLQPYQMVKDLRTGVSTSDTQAVLDGDIDRFINGWLRAGCPRHRNKDIQMED from the coding sequence ATGGGCGCTCCCGATTTCTGGGACAACAATGACCGCGCCCAGAAACACATCGCCAAACTCAACGGCCTGAAGCGCGTCATCCTCCCGCTTGTCGCCTTCCGCAAGAAAATCGATGACCTCGATGCGCTCAACGAACTGATCGAGCTTGGCTCGCCCGCCGAGCAGGAAGAGTTCGGCGCCGAACTCGCCACCCAGGCCAATGCGATGGTGGCCGAACTCGACGACCTCGAGATTAACGCCTTCCTCACCGGCCAGTTCGACCGCAACAACGCCATCTTCTCGATCCAGGCCGGCGCTGGCGGCACCGAGTCCAACGACTGGGCCGACATGCTTTTTCGCATGTACACGCGCTGGGCCGAGCGGCGCGGCTTCGAGATCGAGGTGCAGGATGTGCAACCCGGCGACCAGGCCGGCATCAGCAAGGCCACGCTCCTCATCAAGGGCGAAAACGCCTACGGCTACTGCAAGGCCGAGCGCGGCGTGCACCGCCTCGTGCGCATCTCGCCGTTCGATTCCAACCAGCGCCGCCACACCTCGTTTTGCGCCGTGGACGTGATCGCCGAGATCGACGACGAAATCAAGGTGGACATCCCCGAGGATGAATTGCGGATCGACGTTTACCGCTCCTCCGGCAAGGGCGGCCAGGGCGTCAACACGACCGACTCCGCGGTGCGCATCACGCACTTGCCGACCGGCCTCGTGGTCGTCTGCCAGAACGAACGTTCCCAGCTCAAGAACAAGGCCAGCGCCATGAGCATCCTCAAGGCCCGCCTGTATGAGAAAAGGCAGGACGAGCAGCGCGCCGAGATGGACCGGTTTTACGGCGAAAAGGGCGAGATCGGCTGGGGCGCGCAGATTCGCAGCTACGTGTTGCAGCCCTACCAGATGGTAAAGGACCTGCGCACGGGCGTGAGCACGAGCGACACCCAGGCGGTGCTCGACGGCGACATCGACCGCTTCATCAACGGCTGGCTCCGCGCCGGCTGCCCCCGCCACCGCAACAAGGATATCCAGATGGAGGACTGA
- a CDS encoding transcriptional regulator produces MKSISLDLRRRIVETYDEGEWTQEEVAKRFRVSLGMVKKLLMQRRRTGQIEARHRFSGRKARLLPERGQELKALVARHPDLTLAEIKERLDLVCTIPAIHQVLAKLGLTYKKRRSMRPSKTARILPRRVADGNAARARSIRPGLSLSTSRRPRRT; encoded by the coding sequence ATGAAAAGCATTTCTTTGGATTTGAGGCGCCGGATAGTGGAGACCTACGATGAGGGAGAGTGGACGCAGGAGGAGGTAGCGAAGCGTTTCCGGGTGTCGTTGGGGATGGTCAAGAAGCTGTTGATGCAAAGGCGCAGGACAGGGCAGATCGAAGCCAGGCACCGGTTTTCCGGAAGGAAGGCGCGGTTGTTGCCTGAACGCGGCCAGGAGCTGAAGGCGTTGGTGGCGAGGCATCCGGACCTGACCTTGGCCGAGATCAAGGAGCGCCTCGATCTGGTCTGCACGATTCCGGCGATCCATCAGGTGCTCGCGAAGCTGGGACTGACATATAAAAAAAGACGCTCCATGCGGCCGAGCAAAACCGCCCGGATATTGCCAAGGCGCGTCGCGGATGGAAACGCGGCCAGGGCGCGTTCGATCCGGCCCGGCTTGTCTTTATCGACGAGTCGGCGGCCAAGACGAACATGA